Proteins encoded together in one Streptomyces sp. NBC_01216 window:
- a CDS encoding LutC/YkgG family protein → MTSREAVLGRIRAALADVPSDETPDDVLVPRDYRRSHVRADEDTVALFAERVADYRATATRTNMAGLRDAIAVALTMRGTASLALPDAFPIELLPTGSWEWHPEPLDIEALDALDGAITLAAAGIAVTGTIVLDTGAGQGRRALTLIPDYHLCVVRAEQIAADVPDALARLDPARPLTFISGPSATSDIELDRVEGVHGPRTLDVIIVETS, encoded by the coding sequence ATGACCAGCCGAGAGGCCGTCCTCGGCCGCATCCGCGCCGCACTCGCCGACGTCCCGTCCGACGAGACCCCGGACGACGTACTCGTGCCCCGTGACTACCGGCGCAGCCACGTCCGGGCAGACGAGGACACCGTTGCCCTCTTCGCCGAACGCGTTGCCGACTATCGCGCCACTGCCACCCGTACCAACATGGCTGGCTTGCGCGACGCCATCGCCGTCGCGCTGACCATGCGGGGCACCGCAAGCCTGGCGCTACCGGACGCGTTCCCGATCGAGCTGCTGCCGACCGGCAGCTGGGAGTGGCACCCGGAGCCACTCGACATCGAGGCACTGGACGCCCTGGACGGCGCGATCACGCTCGCCGCCGCCGGCATCGCCGTCACCGGGACCATCGTCCTCGACACCGGTGCCGGCCAGGGCCGACGCGCCCTCACGCTCATCCCTGACTACCACCTCTGCGTCGTCCGCGCCGAACAGATCGCCGCCGACGTCCCCGACGCCCTCGCCCGCCTCGACCCGGCCCGGCCGCTGACCTTCATCTCCGGACCCTCAGCCACCAGCGACATCGAACTCGACCGGGTGGAGGGTGTGCACGGCCCCCGCACCCTGGACGTCATCATCGTGGAGACCTCATGA
- a CDS encoding L-rhamnose mutarotase, whose translation MRIALHTRVRPDRIAEYEAAHHEVPAELAAASRAAGVTSWTIWRSGCELFHLLDCEDYGRLLAELEHLPINIAWQARMGELLDVVHDYSKDGTSAGLPVVWEL comes from the coding sequence ATGAGAATCGCCCTGCATACCCGCGTCCGCCCCGACCGGATCGCCGAGTACGAGGCCGCCCACCACGAGGTACCCGCCGAACTCGCGGCCGCCAGTCGGGCCGCCGGCGTCACCTCCTGGACGATCTGGCGCAGCGGCTGCGAGCTGTTCCACCTGCTGGACTGCGAGGACTACGGCCGGCTGCTCGCCGAACTGGAACACCTGCCGATCAACATCGCCTGGCAAGCGCGGATGGGTGAACTCCTCGACGTGGTCCACGACTACTCGAAGGACGGTACCTCGGCCGGGCTGCCAGTGGTGTGGGAGCTGTGA
- a CDS encoding amidohydrolase family protein, translated as MTARLIIDAHHHVWDLAVRPQPWIAGEALAPLARSFMAADLAPEASAAGVVGTVVVQTVCVPEETPELLALAHRSDLIAGVVGWTDLTAPDVADRIAELRELPGGERLVGIRHQVQEEPDPNWLLRADVQRGLTAVAEAGLAYDLVVKPQQLPAATIAASQLIPLIFVLDHFGKPPIATGALEPWADGVRRLAELPNTVCKLSGLVNEAAPGWRIEDLVPYADTILEAFGSQRLLFGSDWPVCTLEAGYGEVVRVAEHLTDALGPAEQEAIFHRNAIRVYSLQVPACYSARKISSPARRS; from the coding sequence GTGACGGCCCGGCTGATCATCGACGCGCACCACCATGTCTGGGACCTCGCCGTACGGCCGCAGCCCTGGATTGCCGGCGAGGCGCTGGCCCCGCTCGCCCGGTCCTTCATGGCCGCGGACCTAGCTCCCGAGGCCAGTGCGGCCGGGGTGGTCGGCACCGTCGTCGTCCAGACCGTCTGTGTGCCCGAGGAGACACCCGAATTGCTGGCGCTCGCGCACCGCAGCGACCTGATCGCCGGGGTCGTCGGCTGGACCGACCTCACCGCCCCGGACGTCGCCGACCGGATCGCCGAGCTGCGTGAGCTCCCGGGCGGGGAACGACTGGTGGGAATCCGCCACCAGGTGCAGGAGGAGCCGGACCCGAACTGGCTGCTGCGAGCGGACGTCCAGCGTGGGCTGACGGCCGTTGCCGAGGCCGGCCTCGCCTACGATCTCGTCGTCAAGCCGCAGCAGCTGCCCGCCGCCACGATCGCGGCCTCACAGCTCATTCCGCTGATTTTCGTCCTCGACCACTTCGGCAAGCCGCCGATCGCCACCGGCGCTCTCGAACCCTGGGCGGATGGCGTACGCCGTCTGGCCGAGCTGCCCAACACCGTCTGCAAGCTCTCCGGGCTGGTCAACGAGGCCGCCCCTGGCTGGCGGATCGAAGACCTCGTGCCGTACGCCGATACGATCCTGGAGGCATTCGGCTCTCAGCGGCTGCTGTTCGGCTCCGACTGGCCGGTCTGCACCCTGGAGGCCGGCTACGGGGAGGTTGTCCGCGTCGCGGAGCACCTCACGGACGCGCTCGGCCCCGCCGAGCAGGAGGCGATCTTCCACCGCAACGCGATCCGGGTCTACAGCCTGCAGGTACCTGCCTGCTACTCCGCCCGGAAGATTTCAAGTCCAGCGAGACGGTCGTGA
- a CDS encoding DDE-type integrase/transposase/recombinase, giving the protein MVDDAFTGVEDELGLTTACRLTGRSRATHCCRPRPPPPREPRKRQVQPTALTPKERAAVQELMNSDEYAELPPAQIRARELDAGRYHCSVSTMYRTLREKGQVGERCRQATHPAKTVPERVATGSSQVFTWDISKAAGPVKDVWYHAYVIIDIFSRYIVGHTVEAAESAARAEDLIGETIARNGIVPETVQADRGTSMTSKRVSQLPTDLGVAWSHSRPKTSNDNPANEAHFKSTKYMSDYPERFDSLAHAREWFEAFIAYCNHEHRHSGIGWHTPAGVPFGTAEEVRDQRAVTLAGAYARHPERFGRRPRPPRIPQKAWNNDPAKRREPAPQTS; this is encoded by the coding sequence GTGGTAGACGACGCGTTCACCGGCGTCGAGGACGAACTCGGTCTCACGACGGCCTGCCGGCTGACCGGCCGCTCCAGGGCCACCCACTGCTGTCGGCCGCGTCCGCCGCCGCCGCGTGAACCCCGCAAGCGGCAGGTCCAGCCCACGGCCCTCACGCCCAAGGAGCGGGCGGCGGTACAGGAGCTGATGAACAGCGACGAGTACGCCGAGCTGCCGCCCGCCCAGATCCGGGCCCGCGAGCTGGATGCCGGGCGCTACCACTGCTCCGTCTCCACGATGTACCGGACCCTGCGCGAGAAGGGACAGGTAGGCGAGCGGTGCCGCCAGGCCACCCACCCCGCGAAGACAGTGCCCGAGCGGGTCGCCACCGGGTCCTCGCAGGTGTTCACCTGGGACATCAGCAAGGCAGCCGGACCGGTCAAGGACGTCTGGTATCACGCCTACGTCATCATCGACATCTTCAGCCGCTACATCGTCGGCCATACCGTCGAGGCGGCCGAATCAGCGGCGCGGGCCGAGGACTTGATCGGGGAGACCATCGCCCGCAACGGCATCGTGCCCGAGACCGTGCAGGCCGACCGCGGCACCTCGATGACCTCCAAGAGGGTCTCCCAGCTGCCGACCGACCTCGGCGTCGCCTGGTCGCACTCGCGGCCGAAGACCTCCAACGACAACCCTGCCAACGAGGCCCATTTCAAGAGCACGAAGTACATGTCCGACTACCCCGAACGCTTCGATTCGCTCGCCCATGCCCGCGAGTGGTTCGAGGCGTTCATCGCGTACTGCAACCACGAGCACCGGCATTCGGGCATCGGCTGGCACACGCCCGCCGGCGTGCCCTTCGGAACCGCCGAGGAGGTCCGCGACCAGCGGGCCGTCACCCTCGCCGGGGCATACGCCCGCCACCCCGAACGCTTCGGCCGTCGCCCCCGACCACCCCGGATACCCCAAAAGGCGTGGAACAACGACCCGGCCAAGCGCCGCGAACCCGCACCACAAACCTCATAG
- a CDS encoding FadR/GntR family transcriptional regulator, producing the protein MPVTDEAIEKIKSMIVSGELRPGSRLPKEADLAERLGLSRSSLREAVKALSLIRVLDVRQGDGTYVTSLEPHLLLDALGFIVDFHQDDTVLEFLEVRRILEPAAAAMAARMMSDDDVAALGELLGSLGDDASLEELIDNDLAFHRAIAAGSGNTVLCSLADGLSGPTARARIWRGLTEKDAVARTRQQHRAIFDAIANRRPDLAHAWATIHVAGVEQWLRDTLGAVGSALG; encoded by the coding sequence GTGCCAGTCACCGACGAGGCGATCGAGAAGATCAAGTCAATGATCGTCAGTGGTGAACTTCGCCCTGGCTCGCGCCTACCGAAGGAGGCCGACCTTGCCGAGCGGCTCGGTCTCTCCCGCAGCTCGCTGCGGGAGGCGGTGAAGGCCCTCTCGCTCATCCGGGTCCTCGATGTGCGCCAGGGTGACGGCACGTACGTGACAAGCCTGGAGCCCCATCTCCTGCTTGATGCGCTCGGCTTCATCGTCGACTTCCATCAGGACGACACGGTCCTGGAGTTCCTGGAGGTCCGCCGCATCCTGGAGCCCGCCGCCGCCGCGATGGCTGCCAGGATGATGTCCGACGACGACGTCGCCGCCCTGGGGGAGCTGCTGGGCAGCCTGGGTGACGACGCCTCCCTCGAGGAACTGATCGACAACGACCTCGCGTTCCATCGCGCGATCGCGGCCGGCTCGGGCAACACCGTGCTCTGCTCGTTGGCCGACGGCCTGTCCGGCCCGACCGCTCGGGCCCGGATATGGCGTGGACTCACGGAGAAGGACGCAGTCGCCCGGACCCGTCAGCAGCACCGCGCCATCTTCGACGCCATCGCCAACCGGCGGCCCGACCTCGCCCACGCCTGGGCCACCATTCACGTGGCCGGCGTCGAGCAGTGGCTGCGAGACACACTCGGTGCAGTCGGCTCCGCGCTCGGCTGA
- a CDS encoding transposase — protein MLDAVRYRVDNGVKWTALPVDFPYWRAVYDFFRRWRACDYVRELHERLRRTARERSGRRRRVRCGSASPGACRSPFPPCGGRPR, from the coding sequence ATGCTCGACGCTGTGCGTTACCGGGTCGACAACGGTGTGAAGTGGACGGCTCTGCCGGTCGACTTCCCGTACTGGCGGGCGGTCTACGACTTCTTCCGCCGCTGGCGGGCCTGCGACTACGTGCGTGAACTGCACGAACGCCTGCGCCGCACGGCGAGGGAACGCTCAGGCCGCAGAAGAAGGGTCCGGTGCGGTTCAGCTTCACCGGGGGCGTGCCGTAGTCCTTTCCCGCCTTGCGGAGGGAGGCCGCGCTGA
- a CDS encoding zinc-dependent alcohol dehydrogenase family protein, with amino-acid sequence MKALVFHGPGQTSWEDVPDPSIKDAADAVVRVDAVTICGTDLHIVRGDVPEVTAGRVLGHEAVGTVVETGSGVRGVRPGDRVLISCISSCGRCRYCREGHYGQCRGGGGWVLGHTIDGTQAEYVRVPFADLSVYPLPQSVDSHDALLLADIFPTAYEVGVLNGGVRPGDTVVVVGAGPIGLAAVTTARLYSPGRIIAVDLVDSRLAAARTLGADATAKADEEPERLVEDLTEGLGADVVMEAVGVPEAFETCTRMVRPGGHVANIGVHGKPATLHLEDLWIKDVTLTTGLVDTYSTPMLLKMTAAGRLPSAALITHRFELGQMEQAYDVFSRAAETGALKVALGGPRHDEMTMSTSGK; translated from the coding sequence ATGAAGGCACTCGTCTTCCACGGCCCGGGACAGACCTCCTGGGAGGATGTTCCGGACCCGAGCATCAAGGATGCCGCCGACGCCGTCGTGCGCGTCGATGCGGTCACCATCTGCGGCACCGATCTGCACATCGTCCGAGGAGACGTGCCCGAGGTGACCGCGGGGCGGGTGCTGGGCCACGAGGCGGTCGGCACCGTGGTCGAGACGGGAAGCGGCGTCCGCGGCGTCCGGCCCGGTGACCGGGTGCTGATCTCCTGCATATCCTCCTGCGGACGCTGCCGCTACTGCCGTGAGGGCCACTACGGACAGTGCCGCGGAGGCGGCGGCTGGGTCCTCGGGCACACCATCGACGGGACCCAGGCCGAGTACGTCCGGGTGCCCTTCGCGGACCTCTCCGTGTACCCGCTGCCCCAGTCCGTCGACAGCCACGACGCCCTGCTGCTCGCCGACATCTTCCCCACCGCCTACGAGGTGGGTGTGCTGAACGGCGGGGTCCGGCCGGGCGACACGGTCGTGGTGGTCGGCGCCGGACCCATCGGCCTCGCCGCCGTCACGACCGCGCGGCTCTACAGCCCCGGCCGCATCATCGCCGTGGACCTGGTCGACTCCCGGCTCGCGGCGGCCCGAACCCTCGGCGCGGACGCGACGGCGAAGGCGGACGAGGAACCCGAACGGCTCGTCGAGGACCTGACGGAAGGACTCGGCGCCGACGTCGTGATGGAGGCCGTCGGCGTCCCGGAGGCATTCGAGACCTGCACGCGGATGGTCCGCCCCGGCGGGCACGTCGCCAACATCGGAGTGCACGGCAAACCGGCCACGCTCCACCTCGAAGACCTGTGGATCAAGGACGTCACCCTCACCACCGGGCTCGTCGACACCTACTCGACCCCGATGCTCCTGAAGATGACGGCCGCCGGACGCCTCCCGTCCGCCGCGCTGATCACCCACCGCTTCGAGCTGGGGCAGATGGAGCAGGCGTACGACGTCTTCTCCCGAGCCGCGGAGACCGGGGCCCTCAAGGTGGCGCTGGGCGGCCCCCGGCACGACGAGATGACCATGTCGACCTCAGGGAAGTGA
- a CDS encoding helix-turn-helix domain-containing protein, with protein sequence MSTVPGTTPRPIGTHDSGRTDLGRRIATRREELGLSREELGSRSGVAASYIAYLEEQAASPAAGSLLRVAHALGTTVADLSGATTERPPGRGTAGRETGLVELGEAECRRLLSTHGIGRVALLTPEGPAILPVNYVVAGADVAFRTEEGSPLARAAGTEVAFEVDRIDDAMSQGWSVLVVGEAAGVTDGERLRGLDALAPSPPWAGGHRTHWMTVTSVRITGRRVVRG encoded by the coding sequence GTGAGCACCGTGCCCGGCACCACACCCCGGCCCATCGGCACCCACGACAGCGGACGTACGGACCTGGGCCGACGGATCGCGACCCGGCGGGAGGAGCTCGGTCTCTCCCGCGAGGAACTGGGGAGCCGCTCCGGCGTGGCCGCCTCGTACATCGCGTACCTGGAGGAACAGGCCGCCTCGCCGGCCGCCGGCTCGCTCCTGCGCGTGGCCCACGCCCTCGGGACCACCGTCGCCGACCTGAGCGGCGCGACGACCGAGCGACCGCCCGGCCGCGGGACGGCGGGGCGGGAGACGGGGCTCGTCGAGCTCGGCGAGGCGGAGTGCAGACGCCTGCTGTCCACGCACGGCATCGGCCGCGTCGCGCTCCTCACCCCCGAGGGCCCCGCCATCCTTCCGGTCAACTACGTCGTGGCCGGGGCCGACGTCGCCTTCCGGACCGAGGAGGGATCACCGCTCGCCCGCGCCGCCGGCACCGAGGTGGCCTTCGAGGTCGACCGCATCGACGACGCGATGAGCCAGGGCTGGAGCGTCCTGGTCGTGGGCGAGGCCGCCGGCGTCACCGACGGAGAGAGGCTCCGCGGTCTGGACGCCCTGGCCCCCTCCCCGCCCTGGGCGGGTGGCCACCGTACGCACTGGATGACGGTCACCTCCGTCCGGATCACCGGTCGCCGGGTGGTGCGGGGGTGA
- a CDS encoding rhodanese-like domain-containing protein produces MFPFRRNATPRLGVEEARRLTGGDGSGSVLLDVRETSEWKAGHAPGAVHAPLSDLAAGLPLPQAARDRKLIVICRSGNRSRQAAGLLVERGVDAVDVRGGMHAWAGAGYPVVDERGRNGSIA; encoded by the coding sequence ATGTTCCCGTTCCGACGGAACGCCACCCCCCGCCTGGGCGTCGAAGAGGCCCGGCGCCTTACCGGCGGTGACGGGTCCGGCAGCGTCCTGCTGGACGTGCGCGAGACCTCCGAATGGAAGGCCGGTCACGCCCCGGGGGCCGTGCACGCCCCGCTGTCGGACCTCGCCGCCGGACTTCCGCTGCCCCAGGCGGCGAGGGACCGGAAGCTGATCGTGATCTGCCGCAGTGGAAACCGCTCGCGGCAGGCGGCCGGACTCCTGGTCGAGCGAGGCGTCGACGCCGTCGACGTCAGGGGTGGGATGCACGCGTGGGCGGGCGCCGGCTACCCGGTCGTCGACGAGCGAGGGAGGAACGGCTCGATCGCGTGA
- a CDS encoding potassium channel family protein codes for MDWLVTGVGMALVLLILRDVFHTLWHPTRHGGLSRLGMMALWRLSSRSGTRRRASGLAGPLAMVSVVSLWTLTVVAGWALIYWPHMPGAFVYGNGLSPADHDGLLDALYVSLVTISTLGLGDIAPTEGWLRILAPMEGLVGFALLTATVSWILGIYPALARRRALALRLSHLARARPTREQLDSEAGAGILGGLATDIAGVSVDLLQYAESYYFHDGDDATSLACRIGYAADLADQAAGARRPEVRLSASVLRAALDDLAAILDERFLRTDGPPARVFDAFARDHGRGPAAGLPAGG; via the coding sequence ATGGACTGGCTGGTCACCGGCGTGGGCATGGCCCTCGTGCTGCTGATCCTGCGGGACGTCTTCCACACGCTGTGGCACCCCACCCGGCACGGAGGGCTGAGCAGGCTCGGCATGATGGCGCTGTGGCGGCTCTCCTCCCGGTCGGGCACGCGCCGGAGGGCCTCGGGGTTGGCCGGGCCGCTCGCCATGGTGTCCGTCGTCTCGCTGTGGACCCTGACCGTGGTCGCCGGATGGGCGCTCATCTACTGGCCCCACATGCCCGGGGCGTTCGTGTACGGCAACGGGCTGAGCCCCGCCGACCACGACGGGCTGCTCGACGCCCTGTACGTCTCCCTGGTCACGATCTCCACCCTCGGGCTCGGCGACATCGCGCCGACCGAAGGGTGGCTGCGGATCCTCGCGCCGATGGAGGGTCTCGTCGGCTTCGCCCTGCTCACCGCCACCGTCTCGTGGATCCTCGGCATCTATCCCGCGCTGGCCCGCAGGCGCGCGCTGGCCCTCAGGCTGTCCCATCTCGCGCGCGCCCGGCCCACGCGGGAGCAGCTGGACTCGGAGGCCGGCGCCGGGATTCTCGGCGGTCTCGCCACGGACATCGCCGGCGTGTCGGTGGATCTCCTCCAGTACGCGGAGTCCTACTACTTCCACGACGGTGACGACGCCACCTCCCTGGCCTGCCGGATCGGGTACGCCGCGGACCTCGCCGACCAGGCGGCGGGGGCCCGTCGCCCCGAGGTGAGGCTCAGCGCCTCGGTGCTGCGTGCCGCCCTCGACGACCTCGCGGCCATCCTCGACGAACGATTCCTCCGCACCGACGGGCCGCCCGCGCGGGTGTTCGACGCGTTCGCCCGTGACCACGGACGCGGCCCGGCGGCCGGGCTCCCGGCCGGGGGATAG
- a CDS encoding phosphoketolase family protein, with protein MGPSRTKEKHMTTYPIADLDAHWRAANYLSAGQIYLLDNPLLDRPLLPEHIKPRLLGHWGTSPGLNLVHTHLNRIVKDRALDALCVWGPGHGGPAVLANSWLEGSYSETYPDVSRDREGMARLFRQFSFPGGVPSHVAPETPGSIHEGGELGYSLSHAYGAAFDNPGLLVACVIGDGEAETGPLAASWHSNKFLDPVHDGAVLPVLHLNGYKIANPALLSRIPEPELDSLLYGYGYRPLHVTGDDPFAVHEAMAAALDEALDTIGTIQRKARAGRGAADGHRWPVVVLRTPKGWTGPATVDGRPVEGTWRAHQVPLSGVRENPEHLKLLEEWLRSYRPEELFDREGRPAGQVLAHVPEGRRRLGATPHANGGLLLRSLPLPDLGEHAVEVTRPGSGVHEPTKVLGGFLAQVMADTADRRDFRVVGPDETASNRLDALYEATGKAWQAERLDTDEHLSPTGRVMEILSEHTCQGWLEGYLLTGRHGLFSTYEAFAHIVDSMAGQHVKWLRTARALPWRAPVASLNYLLTSHVWRQDHNGFSHQDPGFVDHILNKSPEVVRVYLPPDANTLLAVADHVLRSRDRVNVVVAGKQPAFDWLPVEEARVHCERGAGIWAWAGTAGATREPDVVLACAGDVPTLEILAAAALLRDRLPDLGVRVVNVVDLTRLMPREEHPHGMTDTEYDSLFTRDRPVIFAYHGYPWLIHRLAYRRAGHPQLHVRGYKESGTTTTPFDMVVRNDLDRFRLVMDVIDRVPGLSDRAAGLRQEMADQRLRHHAWIRAHGTDLPEITDWTWPA; from the coding sequence CTGGGACCCAGCCGTACGAAGGAGAAGCACATGACCACGTACCCGATCGCCGATCTGGACGCCCACTGGCGTGCGGCGAACTACCTCTCCGCCGGCCAGATCTATCTGCTCGACAATCCCCTCCTGGACCGTCCGCTGCTGCCCGAGCACATCAAGCCCCGGCTGCTCGGGCACTGGGGCACGTCTCCGGGGCTCAACCTCGTCCACACGCACCTGAACCGGATCGTGAAGGACCGCGCGCTGGACGCCTTGTGCGTCTGGGGCCCGGGACACGGCGGGCCGGCGGTGCTGGCCAATTCCTGGCTGGAGGGCAGCTACAGCGAGACCTACCCGGACGTGAGCCGCGACCGGGAGGGGATGGCCCGCCTGTTCCGGCAGTTCTCCTTCCCCGGCGGTGTCCCCAGCCACGTGGCGCCCGAGACCCCGGGATCGATCCACGAGGGCGGTGAACTCGGGTACAGCCTGTCCCACGCCTACGGCGCCGCCTTCGACAACCCCGGCCTCCTCGTCGCCTGCGTCATCGGTGACGGCGAGGCGGAGACCGGGCCCCTCGCGGCGTCCTGGCACTCGAACAAGTTCCTCGACCCGGTGCACGACGGCGCGGTCCTCCCCGTCCTCCACCTGAACGGATACAAGATCGCGAACCCTGCCCTGCTGTCCCGGATCCCCGAGCCGGAGCTGGACTCCCTGCTGTACGGATACGGCTACCGGCCCCTCCACGTGACGGGCGACGACCCGTTCGCCGTGCACGAGGCGATGGCGGCGGCGCTGGACGAGGCGCTCGACACGATCGGCACGATCCAGCGGAAGGCGCGCGCCGGCCGCGGAGCGGCGGACGGACACCGGTGGCCCGTCGTCGTGCTGCGGACGCCCAAGGGATGGACCGGACCGGCCACCGTCGACGGGCGCCCGGTCGAGGGCACCTGGCGGGCCCACCAGGTGCCTCTCTCGGGTGTGCGGGAGAACCCCGAGCACCTGAAGCTGCTGGAGGAGTGGCTGCGTTCGTACCGGCCCGAGGAGCTCTTCGACCGGGAAGGCCGCCCGGCCGGCCAGGTGCTGGCCCACGTCCCCGAGGGGCGCCGCCGTCTGGGAGCCACCCCGCACGCCAACGGCGGACTGCTGCTGCGCTCGCTGCCGCTGCCCGATCTCGGCGAGCACGCCGTCGAGGTCACGCGGCCGGGCAGCGGGGTCCACGAACCCACGAAGGTGCTCGGCGGCTTCCTCGCCCAGGTGATGGCCGACACCGCGGACCGCAGGGACTTTCGCGTCGTGGGCCCCGACGAGACCGCGTCGAACCGGCTCGACGCCCTCTACGAGGCCACCGGCAAGGCGTGGCAGGCCGAGCGGCTCGACACCGACGAGCACCTCTCCCCCACCGGGCGGGTGATGGAGATCCTGTCCGAGCACACCTGCCAGGGCTGGCTGGAGGGGTACCTTCTCACGGGCCGCCACGGACTGTTCTCCACGTACGAGGCGTTCGCACACATCGTCGACTCGATGGCCGGGCAGCACGTCAAGTGGCTGCGGACCGCCCGCGCCCTGCCCTGGCGGGCCCCCGTCGCCTCCCTCAACTACCTCCTCACGTCTCACGTCTGGCGCCAGGACCACAACGGCTTCTCCCACCAGGACCCCGGATTCGTGGACCACATCCTGAACAAGAGCCCGGAGGTCGTCCGCGTCTACCTGCCCCCGGACGCGAACACGCTGCTCGCCGTCGCCGACCACGTGCTGCGCAGCCGCGACCGGGTGAACGTCGTGGTGGCGGGCAAACAGCCCGCCTTCGACTGGCTCCCGGTCGAGGAGGCCCGCGTCCACTGTGAGCGGGGCGCGGGGATCTGGGCGTGGGCCGGAACGGCCGGGGCGACACGGGAACCCGACGTGGTCCTGGCCTGCGCGGGGGACGTGCCGACCCTGGAGATCCTGGCCGCGGCGGCGCTGCTGCGCGACCGCCTGCCCGACCTCGGGGTGCGGGTCGTCAACGTGGTGGACCTGACCCGGCTGATGCCGCGCGAGGAGCATCCGCACGGGATGACGGACACCGAGTACGACTCCCTGTTCACCCGGGACAGGCCGGTGATCTTCGCCTACCACGGCTACCCCTGGCTGATCCACCGCCTCGCGTACCGCCGCGCCGGCCATCCTCAGCTGCATGTGCGCGGCTACAAGGAGTCCGGCACCACGACGACCCCCTTCGACATGGTCGTCCGCAACGACCTGGACCGGTTCCGGCTCGTCATGGACGTGATCGACCGTGTCCCGGGGCTCTCCGACCGGGCCGCGGGTCTGCGCCAGGAGATGGCCGACCAGCGCCTGCGGCACCACGCGTGGATCCGCGCGCACGGCACGGACCTGCCCGAGATCACGGACTGGACCTGGCCGGCCTGA
- a CDS encoding STAS domain-containing protein: MTTTLIALEVTGRTESTAGAVLSGELDIHTTAHVEPDLVDLIGTGAREIVLDLSALTFCDSSGIDLFVKMHRRAGEAGSRLRLTRVPALIGHSFHVLGADRVVALK, encoded by the coding sequence ATGACCACGACCCTGATCGCCCTGGAAGTCACCGGCCGCACGGAGTCCACGGCGGGCGCGGTGCTCAGCGGGGAGCTCGACATACACACGACGGCACATGTCGAGCCCGACCTGGTGGACCTGATCGGAACGGGTGCGCGGGAGATCGTCCTGGATCTGTCGGCACTCACCTTCTGCGACAGCTCGGGGATCGACCTCTTCGTGAAGATGCACCGCCGAGCAGGCGAAGCCGGATCCCGGCTTCGCCTGACCCGGGTGCCCGCACTCATCGGACATTCCTTCCACGTCCTGGGGGCCGACCGTGTCGTCGCCCTGAAGTGA